One stretch of Roseovarius mucosus DNA includes these proteins:
- the hemN gene encoding oxygen-independent coproporphyrinogen III oxidase — translation MDTKTQLGKLGLFDAKVPRYTSYPTAPHFNRDVGQDQFTSWINAIPEGAEISLYVHVPFCRRLCWFCACRTQGTQTDAPVAAYLETLKTEIAMLGRQLPRGVRLSRLHWGGGTPTLLSPGMMSELAGAIRDIAPFTDTTEFSVEIDPNEIDAARLDALAGAGMNRASIGVQDFDEQIQKSIGRMQGYDITRHAVDEIRARGVKSLNADILYGLPHQNRARITESVQKLLSLNPDRVALYGYAHVPWMAKRQQMIPSDALPTPQERLALFETARRLFLWDNYDEIGIDHFATASDGLSVAQKSGLLRRNFQGYTDDTAEVLIGLGASSISRFPQGYAQNAPATGAHTGAIRDGRFSTTRGHIFSPEDKLRSRMIEMLMCDFRIDSTEIFREFAIPAAELQAMLSAVERRFDGHLKLDATGLSIPLEARPLTRMIARQFDTYEMNADGHSSAI, via the coding sequence ATGGACACAAAAACTCAACTAGGCAAACTGGGTCTCTTTGATGCCAAAGTGCCGCGCTACACCAGCTACCCGACCGCGCCCCACTTCAACCGCGATGTGGGACAGGATCAATTTACAAGCTGGATCAACGCGATACCAGAAGGCGCAGAGATTTCTCTCTATGTACATGTGCCGTTCTGTCGGCGGCTTTGCTGGTTCTGCGCCTGCAGAACCCAAGGCACCCAGACAGATGCCCCCGTCGCGGCCTATCTTGAAACGCTCAAGACCGAGATCGCGATGCTGGGTCGGCAGCTTCCACGCGGTGTGCGCCTGTCGCGCCTGCATTGGGGTGGCGGCACGCCCACGCTTCTCTCGCCCGGCATGATGAGCGAATTGGCGGGGGCCATCCGTGATATCGCCCCCTTTACCGACACCACCGAATTCTCGGTCGAGATTGACCCGAATGAAATAGACGCCGCGCGTCTCGACGCGCTCGCGGGGGCCGGTATGAACCGCGCCTCAATCGGGGTGCAGGATTTTGACGAGCAAATCCAAAAGAGCATCGGTCGGATGCAGGGCTATGACATCACCCGCCACGCGGTCGATGAAATCCGCGCCCGCGGCGTCAAAAGCCTGAATGCCGATATCCTTTATGGTCTGCCACATCAGAACCGCGCCCGCATCACCGAGAGCGTGCAGAAACTCTTGTCGCTCAATCCCGACCGCGTTGCGCTCTATGGCTATGCGCATGTGCCGTGGATGGCCAAGCGCCAACAGATGATCCCCTCGGATGCCCTGCCCACACCGCAAGAACGTCTGGCCCTGTTTGAAACCGCGCGCCGTCTGTTTCTGTGGGACAATTACGACGAAATCGGTATCGACCATTTCGCCACCGCCTCTGACGGGCTGAGCGTGGCGCAAAAATCCGGGCTGCTGCGTCGCAATTTCCAAGGCTACACCGACGACACCGCCGAGGTGTTGATCGGCTTGGGGGCCTCTTCCATCTCGCGCTTTCCGCAAGGCTATGCGCAGAACGCGCCCGCGACAGGGGCCCATACCGGTGCCATCCGCGACGGACGCTTTTCAACCACGCGCGGCCATATCTTTTCCCCCGAGGACAAGCTGCGCTCGCGTATGATCGAAATGCTGATGTGCGATTTCCGCATTGATAGCACCGAGATTTTCCGCGAATTTGCCATCCCCGCCGCAGAGTTGCAGGCGATGCTCTCTGCCGTGGAACGCCGCTTTGACGGGCATCTGAAACTCGACGCCACCGGCCTTTCCATCCCGCTCGAGGCGCGCCCGCTGACCCGCATGATCGCGCGCCAGTTCGACACCTATGAGATGAACGCCGACGGCCATTCTTCGGCGATCTGA